The proteins below are encoded in one region of Neisseria bacilliformis:
- a CDS encoding ribose-phosphate pyrophosphokinase, with protein sequence MADSLMVFTGNANPKLAADVVKHLDISIGNATVGKFSDGEVAVELLENVRGRDVFVLQPTCAPTNDNLMEVLTMADALKRASAARITAAIPYFGYARQDRRPRSARVPISAKLVANMLHTAGIDRILTVDLHADQIQGFFDIPVDNIYATPILLNDVQRQQIDNLTVVSPDIGGVVRARAMAKALNADLAIIDKRRPKANVAEVMNVIGEIQDRTCLIVDDMIDTANTLCKAASALKERGATRVLAYATHPVFSGEAVSRIASSDIDQVVVTDTIPLSADAQACGRIRQVSIAGLLAETVRRISNEESVSYLFNEDVLTNGGMLLP encoded by the coding sequence ATGGCAGACAGTTTGATGGTCTTCACCGGCAACGCCAATCCGAAATTGGCCGCCGATGTGGTAAAACATCTTGATATTTCAATCGGTAATGCCACTGTCGGCAAGTTTTCCGACGGCGAAGTGGCCGTCGAGCTTTTGGAAAACGTGCGCGGCCGCGACGTATTTGTTTTGCAGCCCACTTGTGCGCCCACCAACGACAATCTGATGGAAGTGCTCACCATGGCCGATGCCCTGAAACGCGCCTCCGCCGCACGCATCACCGCCGCCATCCCGTATTTCGGCTATGCCCGCCAAGACCGCCGCCCGCGTTCCGCCCGCGTGCCGATTTCCGCCAAACTGGTTGCCAATATGCTGCACACCGCCGGCATCGACCGCATCCTTACCGTCGATCTGCATGCCGACCAGATTCAGGGCTTTTTCGATATTCCTGTGGACAACATCTATGCCACGCCGATTCTGCTCAACGACGTGCAACGCCAGCAGATAGACAATCTGACCGTCGTCAGCCCCGACATCGGCGGCGTCGTCCGCGCCCGCGCAATGGCCAAGGCACTGAACGCCGATTTGGCGATTATCGACAAACGCCGCCCGAAAGCCAATGTCGCCGAAGTGATGAACGTCATCGGCGAAATCCAAGACCGTACCTGCCTGATTGTCGACGACATGATCGATACGGCAAACACGCTGTGCAAAGCCGCGTCTGCGCTGAAAGAGCGCGGTGCCACCCGCGTGCTGGCCTACGCCACCCATCCGGTGTTTTCCGGCGAGGCCGTTTCCCGCATTGCTTCCTCCGACATCGACCAGGTTGTCGTTACCGACACTATCCCGCTGTCGGCAGACGCGCAAGCGTGCGGCCGCATCCGCCAGGTTTCCATTGCCGGACTGCTGGCCGAAACCGTGCGCCGCATCAGCAACGAAGAATCCGTCTCATATCTTTTTAATGAAGATGTGCTGACCAACGGCGGCATGCTGCTGCCATAA
- the ispE gene encoding 4-(cytidine 5'-diphospho)-2-C-methyl-D-erythritol kinase, whose product MNAASAAEQAFPAPAKLNLDLRITGRRADGYHELESIFCLIDWQDTVFLTPRSDGLIVLENPTDGLLPEQDLAYRAAVAMQPYGKAGQGVTIRLDKRIPSGGGLGGGSSDAATVMLALNRLWQCGLTRARLISIGAKLGADVPFFLFGRNAFARGIGEKLAAIDVPQQWYVVVKPPVCVSTAAIFSHPNLTRNSAPAIMPTFQNLQPFRNDMQAVVLAEYEAVAEAYETLNAFGEAKMTGSGSCIFLTFANEEAAQAAYEKISVTYPSAKLAAGLERHPLFDYAD is encoded by the coding sequence GTGAACGCCGCGTCCGCAGCGGAACAGGCGTTTCCCGCTCCCGCCAAGCTCAACCTCGATCTGCGCATCACAGGCCGCCGCGCCGACGGTTATCACGAGTTGGAAAGCATCTTCTGCCTGATTGACTGGCAGGACACCGTATTCCTGACCCCGCGTTCAGACGGCCTGATTGTGCTGGAAAACCCCACCGACGGCCTGCTGCCCGAACAAGACCTGGCCTACCGCGCCGCCGTTGCTATGCAGCCATACGGCAAAGCAGGGCAGGGCGTTACCATCCGCCTCGACAAACGTATCCCCAGCGGCGGCGGCCTCGGCGGCGGCAGCTCCGACGCAGCCACCGTCATGCTCGCCCTCAACCGCCTGTGGCAATGCGGCCTGACACGGGCGCGGCTCATCAGCATCGGCGCGAAGCTCGGCGCGGACGTGCCGTTTTTCCTGTTCGGCCGCAACGCTTTCGCGCGCGGCATCGGCGAAAAGCTCGCCGCCATCGATGTTCCGCAACAATGGTACGTCGTCGTCAAACCGCCCGTCTGCGTTTCTACCGCCGCAATTTTTTCCCATCCGAACTTGACAAGAAATTCCGCCCCCGCCATAATGCCGACTTTCCAAAATTTGCAGCCGTTCAGAAACGACATGCAGGCTGTGGTTTTGGCGGAATATGAAGCGGTTGCCGAAGCGTATGAAACGCTCAATGCTTTCGGAGAAGCAAAAATGACAGGATCGGGTTCCTGTATATTTTTGACTTTTGCAAACGAAGAGGCCGCGCAAGCCGCGTATGAAAAAATTTCCGTTACGTATCCGTCGGCCAAATTGGCGGCAGGATTGGAGCGGCATCCGCTCTTTGATTACGCGGATTAA